Sequence from the Fibrobacter sp. genome:
ATTAAAGCGAGGTAAAGAGACCCGGGCAATGAAATTCTGGTCAAGACATGGTCAATGTATTCTGCCGTCTGCTTCCCCGGACGCACTCCCGGAATAAACCCACCAGACCTCTTCAGGTTTTCGGCAATGTCGTTAGGGTTGTACTGGATTGCCGTGTAGAAGTAGGTGAAGAATATGATGAGGAGGGCATCTACTATGCTATAGGAGATATGACCCGGAATGAATGCAGTAGCAAAAGCCTGCATGGCAGACACG
This genomic interval carries:
- a CDS encoding preprotein translocase subunit SecY, with the protein product VSAMQAFATAFIPGHISYSIVDALLIIFFTYFYTAIQYNPNDIAENLKRSGGFIPGVRPGKQTAEYIDHVLTRISLPGSLYLALISVVPLHLKDALNMSFYIGGTSVLIVVGVALDTLRQLEAQLHTKNYDGFLKRGRIRGRMAS